The following are encoded in a window of Prochlorococcus marinus str. MIT 1013 genomic DNA:
- a CDS encoding cell division protein SepF produces the protein MSLISRLRAVVAGDDFLDSDFDELDYETSDDFENFKRDKKGSGEMATISSHNPFDGRSGVASSNVIGMPGISTNDSEVSLMEPRSFDEMPRVIQALRERKTVILNLTMMEPDQAQRAVDFVAGGTFAIDGHQERVGESIFLFAPSCVTVTNSFQEEASPSNMTNKGTDLISKESSPAPEPAWGETVATAL, from the coding sequence GTGTCGCTTATTTCCCGTCTTCGTGCTGTCGTCGCTGGTGATGACTTTTTAGATAGTGATTTTGATGAGCTCGATTACGAAACAAGTGATGACTTTGAAAATTTTAAAAGAGACAAAAAAGGAAGTGGAGAAATGGCTACCATTTCTTCACATAATCCTTTTGACGGAAGGAGTGGAGTTGCTTCTTCTAATGTGATTGGGATGCCTGGCATCTCAACAAATGATTCTGAAGTTAGTTTGATGGAACCGCGTAGTTTTGATGAAATGCCCAGAGTTATCCAGGCTTTGCGTGAACGTAAAACAGTTATTTTGAATCTCACAATGATGGAGCCTGATCAGGCTCAAAGAGCTGTTGATTTCGTCGCAGGTGGAACGTTTGCTATTGATGGACATCAAGAAAGAGTTGGAGAAAGTATTTTCCTTTTTGCGCCTTCTTGTGTAACTGTAACTAATTCATTTCAAGAGGAAGCTTCTCCTTCAAATATGACTAATAAAGGGACTGATTTGATTTCTAAGGAGTCCTCTCCTGCACCAGAGCCTGCTTGGGGGGAGACAGTAGCTACAGCTCTTTGA
- a CDS encoding PipX family protein produces MNAERYLNHPTFGMLYLVSPASNGRDVYATLYAQKIFFLVTLQPRGAAFEVIPYMDARHYSEMHLAKCKRDKSSDIAVWQELFNQTFM; encoded by the coding sequence TTGAACGCTGAACGCTATCTAAATCATCCAACTTTTGGAATGCTATATCTAGTGTCACCAGCGAGTAATGGAAGGGATGTGTATGCAACTTTATATGCACAAAAAATATTTTTCTTAGTTACTTTGCAACCTCGTGGAGCAGCCTTTGAAGTTATTCCATATATGGATGCTAGGCATTATTCCGAAATGCATTTGGCTAAATGCAAGAGAGATAAATCGTCTGATATTGCCGTTTGGCAGGAATTATTTAATCAAACTTTTATGTGA
- a CDS encoding YggS family pyridoxal phosphate-dependent enzyme, whose amino-acid sequence MILTSSNEFKFIKDSLPKGVNLLAVSKGHNQESIRQIYSYGQLDFGESRLQEALPKKNDLNDLNQLRWHFVGTLQKNKVRGVIKEFDFIHSVDSLPLLERISRISQEENKIPNIFLQVKFRDDPKKGGFLKQDLLQSWPKIMTLENIHLIGVMTIPPIALTSFQRKDLFCECRNFANHLGLKDCSMGMSNDWQEAIQGGATWIRLGSVLFGKRPI is encoded by the coding sequence TTGATTTTGACCTCCTCTAATGAATTTAAGTTTATAAAAGATTCTTTACCCAAGGGGGTTAATTTACTTGCAGTAAGCAAGGGACATAATCAAGAATCTATACGTCAAATATATAGTTATGGTCAGTTGGATTTTGGAGAAAGTCGTTTACAAGAGGCTCTTCCAAAAAAAAACGATCTGAATGATCTAAATCAACTCCGATGGCATTTCGTGGGTACATTGCAGAAAAATAAAGTTAGAGGAGTTATTAAAGAATTTGACTTTATTCATTCGGTTGATTCTTTGCCTTTGCTTGAACGAATCTCTAGGATTTCACAAGAAGAAAATAAAATTCCGAATATATTTTTACAAGTAAAATTTAGGGATGATCCAAAAAAGGGTGGATTTTTAAAACAAGATCTTTTGCAAAGTTGGCCCAAAATTATGACTTTGGAAAATATTCATTTAATTGGCGTAATGACAATCCCACCCATAGCTCTTACTTCGTTTCAGAGAAAAGATTTATTTTGTGAATGTAGAAATTTTGCAAATCATCTGGGATTAAAGGATTGTTCGATGGGAATGAGCAACGATTGGCAAGAGGCTATTCAAGGTGGTGCTACTTGGATTCGTTTAGGATCGGTTCTGTTTGGCAAACGTCCAATTTAA
- the proC gene encoding pyrroline-5-carboxylate reductase yields the protein MEISIGIIGLGSMAKAIISPLLERGEYQSEHVLGIVGSSSSIASTLNDLPKGVRVVSSEDSLSRDLWNAPLKLLAVKPQQFGKIKEYDSSFQSNDQFPKPLLISVLAGITLKSLKKAFPGHTCVRAVPNTPSLVGKGLTGLSWEDDITLDQKILVRKIFEPISEIFELQESMLDSFLALTSSGPAYIALVVEAMADGAVAAGLPRKLSNQLAHKTLSGTAYLLREKSLHPAELKDMVASPAGTTISALRHLELAGLRSALIEAVVLAAQKSRQLAEEVSS from the coding sequence TTGGAAATTTCCATAGGTATAATTGGTCTTGGTAGTATGGCTAAAGCCATTATTTCACCTCTTCTTGAAAGAGGTGAATACCAGTCCGAACATGTTTTAGGGATTGTTGGTAGTAGCTCAAGTATTGCATCTACATTAAATGATCTTCCAAAGGGAGTAAGAGTAGTATCCAGTGAAGATTCTTTGTCTAGGGATCTATGGAATGCTCCTCTGAAATTATTAGCTGTAAAACCTCAACAATTTGGCAAAATCAAAGAATATGACTCATCATTTCAATCGAATGATCAGTTTCCCAAACCATTGTTGATCTCAGTTTTAGCTGGCATAACATTGAAAAGTCTTAAGAAAGCTTTTCCTGGTCACACATGTGTAAGAGCGGTTCCAAATACCCCTTCACTTGTTGGGAAGGGGCTTACTGGCTTGTCTTGGGAGGATGATATTACTTTGGATCAAAAAATATTAGTTAGAAAGATTTTTGAACCCATTAGTGAAATTTTTGAATTACAGGAGAGTATGCTTGATTCCTTTTTGGCTTTAACTTCTTCTGGGCCTGCATATATAGCTTTAGTGGTTGAAGCAATGGCTGATGGTGCTGTTGCAGCAGGATTGCCTAGAAAATTATCCAATCAATTAGCTCATAAAACCCTTTCAGGGACAGCATATTTACTAAGAGAAAAAAGTTTGCATCCTGCTGAACTTAAAGATATGGTTGCCTCTCCTGCAGGTACCACAATTAGTGCTCTTCGACACCTTGAACTTGCGGGCTTGAGATCTGCCTTAATTGAAGCAGTTGTTTTGGCAGCTCAGAAGAGTCGTCAATTGGCTGAAGAGGTTTCGAGTTAG